The DNA window AGATGGATTGACATCAAATGCAAACATGCCGTATGCTCGCGGTATTAACATCGCAGCCTATGAAGACAGGGTATCCATGTCAAGTGAAAACCAGCGAACACCGACAGGTACCCGGATCGGAGAGTCGAGGATGGAATACATCGCCAGGGCAGTCGAGGCGCATCGTGCCTTTTTCAACACCGGCAGGAGCCGTGATGTGGGGTTCCGTAGGGACAGCCTCCAAAAATTGAAAAGCGCCCTCTTCAGATATGAAGACAGGATCTACGATGCCTTCTGGGAGGACCTTCACAAGTCGCGGTTCGAGGTCTTTGGGACGGAGATAGGGATGGTGTCCAAGGAGATCGGCCTTCACATGAAAAACATCGGGAAATGGGCCAAACCAACAAAGGTCCTCACCGACATGCTCAACTTCTATTCCACCAGCCGGATCCACCACCAACCCTATGGGGTGGCCCTGATCATGTCCCCCTGGAACTATCCCCTCCAGCTCGCCCTCCTCCCCCTGGTGGGCGCCATCTCAGCCGGAAACTGCGTGATGCTCAAACCCGCCCATTATTCCAAACATGTCTCCGGGGTCATCCGGGAACTCATCTCGGAGACCTTTGACCCTGCGTACATCAGCGTCGTTACCGGGGGGAGGGACGTCAACCAGGCGATCCTGGATGAACAATTCGATTTCATCTTCTTTACGGGGAGCCCCCCCTTGGGAAAGATCGTCATGGAAAAGGCCTCCAAACACCTGACGCCCGTCATCTTGGAATTAGGCGGCAAGAGTCCCTGTATCGTAGAACCGGATGCGGATATCCACGTGGCGGCCCAGCGCATCTGCTTCGGCAAATTTCTGAATGCGGGCCAGACCTGCATCGCCCCGGACCATCTCTTTGTGCATGCGGATGTCAAAGAAAGACTAATCGAGGCCATGGAGCGGTCCCTTGAGCGGTTTTATGGGGATAATCCCGAGCAAAGCTCTGATTATGCCCGAATCATCACGGACGACCAATTCCGCCGGCTGGAGCACCTCATGCACTCGGCCGGCACCATTATCCATGGCGGAAAACTGAACCGGGAGACCCGGTACATCGAACCTACCCTCATCGACGGAATCACGCCCGATGATCCGATCATGCAGGAAGAAATCTTCGGGCCCCTCCTCCCGATTCTCGAATACCGGCGTATCGAGGATGTGATTGCGCAGATCAATGAACGGGAAAAACCCCTGGCCCTCTATCTGTTCAGCGCATCAAGAGGGATTAGGGACCGGCTCCTGTCAGCCACCTCCTCGGGAGGCGGATGCGTCAATGACACCATTATGCACGTCTCCAACCCCCGCATGCCCTTCGGCGGCGTGGGAAACAGCGGGATGGGGCGTTATCACGGGAAGTTCAGTTTTGACGCTTTCAGTCATCACCGGTCGATCCTGCGGAAGACCACCCTGTTCAACCCTACCCTTGCCTACCCGCCATATAAGAACAAATTGCGGTATATCCAGCGGTTGCTGTCATAGTCCGGGAGGGGTCAATTTGGGAGGTATCGTGCCACACAGGGCGGATTTGGCTGACATGCACCAGCTTAATGGATCGTGGAAATGGCCATCAGAACGGCTTCCAGAACGCCCCCTCCAACGGCCAGGGCCTTATCGGAAATGGTCCAGCAGTTCTCCTTTATGTCCCGGGGATCCACATCGCCGCTTTTCAAACCCTTCTCCACGATGATGCCGTCATGGAGTAATCCCCGCAGCATCCCGGAAATAGGCGCCGGAATCGGGATATCTCCTGCGTAGGCCACGATATCCCCCTTCTCTACGTGCTCACCGATGGAACGGATCCCCTTGAAGATGCCTTTTCCGGTCGCCCTGATCACGCGCTCCGCACCGAATCCGTTGACCACTCCGGGGATCCCGGTGTCGGGGATGGCCGATCCTTTCCAGATAACCCGGCCCAGGGTATGCCCCCGTTTGGTTTCAACCACTGCATGAACATCCCTGCCGGCCGAGAATCCGGGCCCCAGGCCTATGACAAAGGGCGCATCCGCAATCCGGGTGCCGATGTTTCTTTTGGCCATAACAGCGTCGATTACGGCAAAGGCATGGATTTCCCGAACGACGGTTGCCTCGGGATCCACCCGCACCGGGATTACCCGCTCATCCAGGGCCTTCAGGATTTCCTCCTTGTCCTGCACCCTCCGGCCCGTTATGTCCTCTACAGTGGCTTCTCCTTTATAAACGGCATCGGAGAGGGAGACGGTTCGCCGAACCGTCAGGGGCCGGGCGATCTCGGTCATTATCACAGGAAAACCGCTCCGCCACAACCGGGCCGCCACCCCGGTAGCCAGGTCTCCCGCACCCTTGATAACGATTCTTTTACCGCTGAACATGGTCGAGACTCCCTTCACGGCGATAAAAACCGTGACCACTATCGTTAAAGCATGCCACAACTATCAAGAAATTCCCTCTTCTCTTTGTGCCTCCGTGCCTCTGTTTACCCCGTAGCTTCGGAAAATGGTACTGGGGTGTGAGATATTTTTTTTGGCTCCGGCCGTCTATTTTCCAAATGGACACCGGGGGAAATGACATGTCTCGCAACCGAGGCACAATCCGCCATGGGCCAGGGCCGCAAGATCTTCCCTGGCAATCCGCTCTCCCGTCAGCACCCTCGGCAGAATGAGATCCAGCACCGTGGCCCGATAAAACAGCACGCAGGCCGGAAGACCTAAGATGGGGATATCCCCGAAACGGCCATACAGAAACATGGCGCCGGGAAGCACGGGGGTTCCGTAAACGATGTCGTCGGCTCCCGCATCCGCAATGGCCAGGCGCGTCACGTCGTCAGGATCCACGCTCATTCCGCCGGCCACCACAATCATCTCCGCGCCCTTTTCAAGGAACTTCCTGATTCCCGTCGCAATCCGCTCCCTGTTATCCGGAACGAATTCGATCCCCATGACGCCGCAATCAAAAAATTGGAGCTTTTTTCTAATGATCGGGGCGAACTTATCGTCGATGAGACCCGAAAACACCTCGTTCCCGGTAATCACAAGTCCGGTGTTGGGGTGCATAAAGGGCCTCACGGAGAATAAGCCGCCCGCATCGATGGCGATCTTTTCGCCCATTTGGAGCGGTCCCTCATCGATGACAAGGGGAATGGCCCGCACCCCGGCCAGGATGTCCCCCCATTCCACCACGGTATGGGTGTGTCTGGAAGAACAGCTGATATCTGAAATGAGATTGATTCGGGTGAGGGCATCTACATCAATCTTCAGCAATCCGCGGTGCGCTGCCTTCAGTTGGATCTTTCCCTCAGAAGGACGGGAATCGAAACAAACGCCCTCTCCTGCAAGCGCCGTGGCCAGGCGTAAGGCTGCATCATCCTCGTGGACCTCTCCCGGTTCCAGATGCAATACATAAAGGTGCTCCTTGCCGATCCTCCTGAAGTGGGGCACATCCTCCTCTCGAATGATGTGTCCCTTCTTAAAGGCCGGTCCCTTGAATTGCCCGGGCCTGATCTCCGTGATGTCATGGGCCAGAATGGTCCCTATGGACGCCTCTACCGGAATAGTCGTTGCTGAAGACGTAAACTTGTTTGCCATATGACCGCTCCTTGAATCAATAATCCCGCTTCTAACACCCGTGAAGATCCCGAAGTTTGAGTATTCCGTAGACAGGGTCCCCGGAAGACAGCGAAAGGGCCTGGGCCTGTTCCGTTGTCAGCTGGGCATGGACCCGCTGATCGCCCACCATGACTTCCACCTGGGCCATGCCCCCCACATGCCGGATCTCCCTGATCCGGCCTTGAAACCGGTTCACCTGCGGACCCGGGGGCGGATACGGGGAAATATAGACATGCCTGGGATGAATGGCCACCCTGCAAAACGACCTTCCTCCATCCTCCGGCACAAAGAGCTTCTGATCGGCCCATCGCACGTGAACCAGGCCGTTTCCAAGACTCTCTTGACACGTGCAGGGAAGCACATTGGACTTTTCCAGAAAACCGCATTCAGACGGCCTGCCCTGCAGCATGATTTCCTGGATGTCGCCTATCTGTTCCAACCTCCCCCCTGTCATGACGCCCATGCGATCGCCCAGGTCCTGGGCCTCTTCCAGGTTGTGGGTGACAAACAGCATGGTGATCCCGAGTCGTGACTGAATTCGCTTGAGTTCAAGACGGAGAAAACGGGCGGTTCGAAAATCAAGACTGCTGAAGGGCTCGTCCAGAAGCAAGATCTTCGGGGAAGACGCCAGTGCCCTGGCAAGGGCCACCCGCTGTTTCTCACCGCCGCTCAATTCCCCGGGCAGCCGATCTCCCAAAGAGTTCAGATGAAAGAGTTCCAGCATGCTGGAAATTCGCTCATTCCTTTCCGACGCGTTCATGGGGAGTCTTTTGAGGGCCATCATAATGTTCTTTTTCACGGACATATGAGGGAACAGGAGCAGGTCCTGAAACAGGTATCCGATATTTCGTTTGGAAGCAGAAAGGCCGTCCATGCGTTCTCCGTCCACCAGGATTCGGCCATCGTGGGGAATGAGACCCGCCACCATGTTGAGCAGGGTGGTTTTGCCCGCGCCTGACGGCCCGATAAGGACAAGGAGCTCTTTGTCACGGATATTCATGGAGATCCCTTTGATGATGTGGTTTCGAACATTTTGCAGGGTAATCTCAGCCATGGCGTCTACCGGGAAGGGAGGGTTTCCGGCCGGGGCCCCTGTCCGATCCACCGAAGCGCCAGCAGAAGCACGAATCCCGTGGCCATGAGGACCCAGGCGCAGGAAAGGGCGGTGCCCAGTTCACCGCTGGAGATGTTCAAGTACACAGCGATGGGAAGGGTCTCGGTCTTGAAGCGTATGGCGCCCGCCACCATGAGGGTCGCCCCGAATTCTCCCATGGCCCGGGTCCAACCCAGGACTGTGCCTGCCAGGATACCCTGGCGGGCCAATGGGAGACTGATCCGGAAAAAGACCTGTGAAGGCCCAAGCCCCAGGGTGGCAGCGGCCCATTCATACCGCGGCCCCACCCGTTCAAAGGCCGCCCGGCTGCTCCGCATGACAATGGGGCATGCCACGAATGTCTGTGCCAGGA is part of the Deltaproteobacteria bacterium genome and encodes:
- a CDS encoding aldehyde dehydrogenase, with translation MEYIARAVEAHRAFFNTGRSRDVGFRRDSLQKLKSALFRYEDRIYDAFWEDLHKSRFEVFGTEIGMVSKEIGLHMKNIGKWAKPTKVLTDMLNFYSTSRIHHQPYGVALIMSPWNYPLQLALLPLVGAISAGNCVMLKPAHYSKHVSGVIRELISETFDPAYISVVTGGRDVNQAILDEQFDFIFFTGSPPLGKIVMEKASKHLTPVILELGGKSPCIVEPDADIHVAAQRICFGKFLNAGQTCIAPDHLFVHADVKERLIEAMERSLERFYGDNPEQSSDYARIITDDQFRRLEHLMHSAGTIIHGGKLNRETRYIEPTLIDGITPDDPIMQEEIFGPLLPILEYRRIEDVIAQINEREKPLALYLFSASRGIRDRLLSATSSGGGCVNDTIMHVSNPRMPFGGVGNSGMGRYHGKFSFDAFSHHRSILRKTTLFNPTLAYPPYKNKLRYIQRLLS
- a CDS encoding EF2563 family selenium-dependent molybdenum hydroxylase system protein, whose translation is MFSGKRIVIKGAGDLATGVAARLWRSGFPVIMTEIARPLTVRRTVSLSDAVYKGEATVEDITGRRVQDKEEILKALDERVIPVRVDPEATVVREIHAFAVIDAVMAKRNIGTRIADAPFVIGLGPGFSAGRDVHAVVETKRGHTLGRVIWKGSAIPDTGIPGVVNGFGAERVIRATGKGIFKGIRSIGEHVEKGDIVAYAGDIPIPAPISGMLRGLLHDGIIVEKGLKSGDVDPRDIKENCWTISDKALAVGGGVLEAVLMAISTIH
- a CDS encoding molybdopterin-binding protein; this translates as MANKFTSSATTIPVEASIGTILAHDITEIRPGQFKGPAFKKGHIIREEDVPHFRRIGKEHLYVLHLEPGEVHEDDAALRLATALAGEGVCFDSRPSEGKIQLKAAHRGLLKIDVDALTRINLISDISCSSRHTHTVVEWGDILAGVRAIPLVIDEGPLQMGEKIAIDAGGLFSVRPFMHPNTGLVITGNEVFSGLIDDKFAPIIRKKLQFFDCGVMGIEFVPDNRERIATGIRKFLEKGAEMIVVAGGMSVDPDDVTRLAIADAGADDIVYGTPVLPGAMFLYGRFGDIPILGLPACVLFYRATVLDLILPRVLTGERIAREDLAALAHGGLCLGCETCHFPRCPFGK
- a CDS encoding ABC transporter ATP-binding protein, yielding MAEITLQNVRNHIIKGISMNIRDKELLVLIGPSGAGKTTLLNMVAGLIPHDGRILVDGERMDGLSASKRNIGYLFQDLLLFPHMSVKKNIMMALKRLPMNASERNERISSMLELFHLNSLGDRLPGELSGGEKQRVALARALASSPKILLLDEPFSSLDFRTARFLRLELKRIQSRLGITMLFVTHNLEEAQDLGDRMGVMTGGRLEQIGDIQEIMLQGRPSECGFLEKSNVLPCTCQESLGNGLVHVRWADQKLFVPEDGGRSFCRVAIHPRHVYISPYPPPGPQVNRFQGRIREIRHVGGMAQVEVMVGDQRVHAQLTTEQAQALSLSSGDPVYGILKLRDLHGC
- a CDS encoding ABC transporter permease, which encodes MLSLFTAGVVSALFFRLSPGEILAALASEETRFALRLSLMTSIASISLALILGVPTGYFLARTSFPGKAILETFLDLPLVITPLIAGVGLLFLFGQNMLGPRLEEWGITILFTPWGAVLAQTFVACPIVMRSSRAAFERVGPRYEWAAATLGLGPSQVFFRISLPLARQGILAGTVLGWTRAMGEFGATLMVAGAIRFKTETLPIAVYLNISSGELGTALSCAWVLMATGFVLLLALRWIGQGPRPETLPSR